The Brachypodium distachyon strain Bd21 chromosome 4, Brachypodium_distachyon_v3.0, whole genome shotgun sequence nucleotide sequence GCGAACCGACCGGGACGGTCGGACCCTGGTCCGGGTCCGACCGAACTGAACCGACCCGAACCTGGTCCGACCCAACCAGGCTTCGCTCTCGTCGGTCGTCGCTAAGCTGCTCGCcgcagagcagcagcaaagGAGAGAAGGGGAAAGCAAAAGAGAATAGAAGAGGGAAGGCACctttgcggcggcggcgatgtcggcggcagcgggggcgaGCAGGGTGGCGTTCGTGCTGGTGGACGGGATCGGGGACGTGACCATCCCGTCGATTGGGGGGCGGACGccgctggaggcggcggcggcgccgcggctgGACGCGGTGGCGTCGGCGGGGGTGGCCGGGCTCATGGACCCCGTGGAGCCAGGGCTCGCCTGCGGCAGCGACACGGCGcacctctccctcctcgggTACGACCCCCGCGTCTACtaccgcggccgcggcgcgtTCGAGTCCATGGGCGCCGGCCTCGCCATGGCCCCCGGCGACATCGCCTTCAAGGTCCGGGTTCTAGCGACGCTTCAATGCAGTTCTTGCTTCTTTCAGTAGCAGATCAGccttaaaattatttttgaagtATCTCCTTTGTGCTTCTGTGTTTTTCAttagttagttttttttttttttttgcgcggGACTCATTAGTTAGTTTATGTCATAGAGTATTCCTAGCTggttagtacggagtagttgcTAATGGCTCAGATCATGGAATGATCTTGTACCTGCTTTATGAAGTTGGAGACCTTTTTCATTAGATCTTACACCCATATTTCTCTTTGTTAATAATAGCCTGTAGGTCATTAGATCTTGCAGTAAACAGTATGTATGAATTGATGATATGAACTGTTTCTCTTTGCTGAATTATGTGCACAAATCGCACGCAGTCGAACTTTGCTACATTGGATGAGAGCACGGGGGTCATTGTCAGCAGAAGGGCAGATAGGCATTTTGAGGAGGAAGGCCCAATCCTGTGTGCTGCATTAGATGGGATGAAGCTCCCATCGTTTCCTGAATATGAAGTGAGAGTCAGGTGCATCACCTATTCAGACTGCATATTGATGCGTTCTTATTGTTTCGGATTATTACCATGGTACGCCACTGAGTATACTGTGATTGACGCCTCTTCTCTGCAGGTACGCCACTGAGCACAGATGTGGTGTGGTTGTGAAAGGACCAAGGCTGAGTGGGAACATTTCTGGGACCGATCCACTGAAGGACAACCGCTTGCATCTAAAGGCTGAACCTTTGGATGATTCAGAAGAAGCTAAAAACACTGCAGCTGTGGTCAATGAGCTCTCTAAGGAGATCACACGTATATTGGTTTCTCAACCCATCAACGCGAAGCGTGCAGCCGAGGGGAAGAACATTGCCAATGTTGTGCTATTGCGAGGCTGTGGTATCCGGATTGAGGTTAGTGGACCCAATATTAGTCTCTTATGTTCACTAATTGTTCATTTTTGCAACTCTCTGGAGACTGCAATATCAATATGAGAGATAGGTCCGGAGAAATGTGTACAGTGTTCTTGCTTACATGTATTGTGGTTTCCAATGCCATGAAGATGGGCATAATCCAGATCTGATTCTCAAGTTcctttttttggaattttagGAACTTAAGCTTAGACCATCTTGCTATGTTCGATTTTTATACAGAACTTATACTTCTGGGGTTATCAACCCTAGTTAGACCTTAGTGCACTGATGGCCTTGAAGCAAGACATTGCAGTTATATATATTTGTAAGCATCAATTTAGAATCTTGTATATATACTAGGAATGTACTTTTGGTCAATATCTGCAATTCTGCATTGGCTCCCCAATTCTGTATGAAAGTTACTTCCTGCAAGCATAAGAGGTTCGGATCTAATAAATCACAAGAATCCATGTTTAAGCTCCAACAAGTTTTGTCCCTACTGCAACTTCCTTGATAATGAAGTGCCATGTGGCTACACTAGGTACCTGCCTTCGAAACCAAGCATGGACTTGCTCCATGCATGGTAGCTCCGACCAAGATCATAGCCGGGCTGGGGCTGTCGTTGGGCATTGATATCCTTGAAGCACCTGGAGCAACTGGAGATTATCGAACTCTGTTAACTTCCAAAGCTAAAGCTATAGCCAAGGCACTCTCTGCCCCGCTGGAGACACCACCTCGTGTTTTTGTACCTGGGGAGGATGAATATAAGGCCGGAAGGGAAAATGGATATGACTTCGGGTTCTTACACATCAAGGTTAAAATACAACCCAGGCTCTCTTTAAACTGGCATTGAACATGTGATGCTGATAGTTCTGATTACAATTTTAATGCAGGCTATTGACGATGCTGGCCATGACAAGGCTGTCAAGTTAAAGGTACGAGGTCTGGAAGCTGTCGACCAGGCTATTGGCCAGCTTGCAAGGCTCCTGTGGGAAGCAGAGAAGTCGGGGCACTACCAGTACTTCATCTGTGTCACTGGAGATCACTCTACACCTGTTGAGTATGGGGACCATAGCTTCGAACCTGTCCCGTTTGCGATATGCCGACTGAGAGATTTTGTGGGAGCCTTTGGGGAGGACAATGTGATGAGTACCCCACTAGACGATTTCCCGCTCCCTTCGGTTAAATCTGGAGAAGACTTAACTGATAATACAGAATTAGCAGAACGTAAGC carries:
- the LOC100846025 gene encoding uncharacterized protein LOC100846025, with the translated sequence MSAAAGASRVAFVLVDGIGDVTIPSIGGRTPLEAAAAPRLDAVASAGVAGLMDPVEPGLACGSDTAHLSLLGYDPRVYYRGRGAFESMGAGLAMAPGDIAFKSNFATLDESTGVIVSRRADRHFEEEGPILCAALDGMKLPSFPEYEVRVRYATEHRCGVVVKGPRLSGNISGTDPLKDNRLHLKAEPLDDSEEAKNTAAVVNELSKEITRILVSQPINAKRAAEGKNIANVVLLRGCGIRIEVPAFETKHGLAPCMVAPTKIIAGLGLSLGIDILEAPGATGDYRTLLTSKAKAIAKALSAPLETPPRVFVPGEDEYKAGRENGYDFGFLHIKAIDDAGHDKAVKLKVRGLEAVDQAIGQLARLLWEAEKSGHYQYFICVTGDHSTPVEYGDHSFEPVPFAICRLRDFVGAFGEDNVMSTPLDDFPLPSVKSGEDLTDNTELAERKHDHCKAFSGDTVYEYTEIAAARGCLGRFPGSEMMGIIKKFMKAKND